The following coding sequences lie in one Syngnathoides biaculeatus isolate LvHL_M chromosome 16, ASM1980259v1, whole genome shotgun sequence genomic window:
- the brsk1b gene encoding serine/threonine-protein kinase BRSK1 isoform X1: protein MSGKMSSKELGQSNQYVGPYRLEKTLGKGQTGLVKLGVHCITGQKVAIKIVNREKLSESVLMKVEREIAILKLIEHPHVLKLHDVYENNKYLYLVLEHVSGGELFDYLVKKGRLTPKEARKFFRQIISALDFCHSYSICHRDLKPENLLLDEKNNIRIADFGMASLQVGDSLLETSCGSPHYACPEVIRGEKYDGRRADVWSCGVILFALLVGALPFDHDNLRQLLEKVKSGVFHMPHFIPPDCQALLKGMIEVNADKRLTLEAIQTHAWYQSGRNEPCPEQPPPRRVCVTRVLSLTDLDPDVLESMYSLGCFRDRVKLTRDLTSEEENQEKMIYYLLLDRKERYPSYEDEDLPPRNDADPPRKRVDSPMLTRHGRCRPERKSLEVLSVTEQGSPTPPRRNLDTNAHSQRSRSVSGASTGLSSSPLSSPRSPVFTFSQSEVTSTSSTKDPKAATATAPRPVRPTPDPKTQTLPSKGPTDRPHLNSMKSLPLQTPRTPSPSPSPLLSPIPRFFNFPSPSVFKSKNAHSSTNSSATTPVSQVTPQGSPLPTPLGTPVHQIQHPSSTTPPSSSSSSSSPRGDGSGGASLSLTPPSSPGSSGGLASSSSAHWRTRLNSFKNNLLGSPRFHRRKLQVPTSEDMSSLTPESSPELAKRSWFGNFISLEKEEQIFVLIRDKPLSSIKADIVHAFLSIPSLGHSVVSQNSFRAEYKSSGGPSVFQKPVKFQVDIAFSEGDRELERERAEREGRRAFGIYSVTFTLITGPSRRFKRVVETIQAQLLSTHDQPSVQALADEKNGKPSRQLSTPPHQNSESGSDRCEKERAVDAASGSGNNSGSILQRQGSGKDKTRLLSTSNGTQSHP, encoded by the exons GTGGAGAGAGAAATAGCTATTCTAAAACTAATTGAGCATCCTCATGTTCTGAAGCTGCATGATGTCTATGAAAATAACAAGTATCT GTACCTGGTGTTGGAGCATGTGTCTGGTGGGGAGCTCTTTGACTACCTGGTGAAAAAGGGCAGGTTGACCCCCAAAGAGGCCAGGAAGTTCTTCAGACAGATCATCTCCGCTCTGGACTTCTGCCACAGCTACTCCATATG TCACAGAGACTTGAAGCCTGAGAATCTTCTCCTGGATGAGAAGAACAACATCAGGATAGCAGATTTTGGCATGGCCTCACTACAGGTTGGGGACAGTCTCCTTGAAACGAGTTGTGG ATCCCCACATTATGCTTGCCCTGAAGTAATAAGG GGTGAGAAGTATGATGGCCGTAGGGCAGATGTCTGGAGTTGCGGAGTCATCCTTTTTGCACTTCTTGTg GGTGCTTTGCCGTTTGATCACGACAACCTACGGCAGCTTCTTGAAAAGGTGAAAAGTGGAGTATTCCATATGCCCCACTTTATACCACCTGACTGTCAGGCGTTGCTCAAAGGAATGATAGAAGTCAACGCTGACAAAAGACTCACA CTAGAAGCAATACAAACCCATGCCTGGTACCA GAGTGGTCGGAACGAGCCGTGCCCTGAGCAACCCCCTCCCCGTCGTGTATGTGTGACGAGGGTGCTGTCGCTGACGGACCTGGACCCAGATGTCTTGGAAAGCATGTACTCTTTAGGGTGCTTCCGGGATCGGGTCAAACTCACACGGGACCTTACAAGTGAGGA AGAGAACCAGGAAAAGATGATTTACTACCTCCTGTTGGACAGAAAGGAacgctatcccagctatgaGGATGAGGATCTGCCACCGAGAAATGACGCTG ACCCACCTCGGAAGCGTGTGGACTCACCCATGTTGACCCGACATGGCCGCTGTAGACCAGAGAGGAAGAGTCTGGAAGTTCTCAGTGTCACTGAACAGGGCTCTCCTACCCCACCCCGCAGGAACCTGGACACTAATGCACACAGCCAAAG GTCTCGTTCAGTGAGCGGAGCGTCCACAGGTCTGTCTTCTAGTCCTCTCAGCAGTCCCAGG AGCCCGGTCTTCACTTTCAGCCAATCAGAAGTCACCTCAACTTCCTCCACTAAAGATCCCAAAGCAGCGACTGCAACCGCTCCTCGGCCCGTCCGCCCTACGCCCGACCCAAAAACTCAGACCCTGCCATCAAAAGGCCCCACTGACCGTCCCCATCTTAACTCCATGAAGTCCCTCCCTCTTCAGACCCCTCGCACTCCATCACCATCCCCCTCTCCTCTTCTCTCTCCCATCCCACGCTTTTTCAACTTCCCTTCTCCATCTGTCTTCAAGTCCAAAAATGCCCACTCATCCACTAACTCCTCTGCCACCACTCCTGTGTCGCAGGTCACACCACAAGGCTCACCTCTCCCCACCCCGTTGGGCACACCTGTACACCAAATCCAACACCCTTCCTCCACAACCcctccctcttcttcctcctcatcttcttctcccAGAGGGGATGGGTCTGGAGGGGCTTCTCTGTCACTGACACCGCCCTCCAGCCCAGGTAGCAGCGGCGGCTTGGCCTCCTCCAGCTCCGCCCACTGGAGAACAAGGCTCAACTCTTTCAAAAACAACCTGCTGGGGTCGCCACGCTTTCACCGCCGCAAACTCCAAG TCCCAACATCAGAGGACATGTCCAGTTTGACTCCAGAGTCCAGTCCAGA ACTGGCAAAGCGGTCCTGGTTTGGAAATTTTATCAGCCTCGAAAAAGAGGAGCAAATCTTTGTTTTGATTAGAGACAAACCCCTCAGCTCTATAAAGGCCGACATTGTCCATGCATTTCTCTCT ATCCCTTCCCTCGGTCACAGCGTTGTGTCTCAAAACAGTTTCCGGGCAGAGTACAAGTCGTCTGGTGGCCCCTCTGTCTTCCAGAAGCCTGTCAAGTTCCAA GTTGACATTGCTTTCTCAGAAGGAGATAGAGAGCTGGAAAGGGAGCGAGCAGAGAGGGAAGGCAGAAGAGCATTCGGCATATACAGCGTCACCTTCACCCTAATAACGG GTCCTAGTCGCAGATTCAAGAGGGTGGTAGAAACCATTCAAGCCCAACTCCTTAGTACTCATGATCAGCCTTCTGTGCAGGCACTGGCTG ATGAGAAGAACGGCAAACCCTCTCGCCAGCTCAGCACACCTCCACATCAGAATTCTGAGAGTGGGTCGGATCGGTGCGAGAAGGAACGTGCAGTGGACGCGGCGAGTGGGAGCGGCAACAATAGCGGCAGCATCTTACAGAGGCAAGGGTCAGGGAAAGACAAGACCAGACTTCTCTCGACATCCAATGGGACACAGTCACACCCATGA
- the brsk1b gene encoding serine/threonine-protein kinase BRSK1 isoform X2 → MASLQVGDSLLETSCGSPHYACPEVIRGEKYDGRRADVWSCGVILFALLVGALPFDHDNLRQLLEKVKSGVFHMPHFIPPDCQALLKGMIEVNADKRLTLEAIQTHAWYQSGRNEPCPEQPPPRRVCVTRVLSLTDLDPDVLESMYSLGCFRDRVKLTRDLTSEEENQEKMIYYLLLDRKERYPSYEDEDLPPRNDADPPRKRVDSPMLTRHGRCRPERKSLEVLSVTEQGSPTPPRRNLDTNAHSQRSRSVSGASTGLSSSPLSSPRSPVFTFSQSEVTSTSSTKDPKAATATAPRPVRPTPDPKTQTLPSKGPTDRPHLNSMKSLPLQTPRTPSPSPSPLLSPIPRFFNFPSPSVFKSKNAHSSTNSSATTPVSQVTPQGSPLPTPLGTPVHQIQHPSSTTPPSSSSSSSSPRGDGSGGASLSLTPPSSPGSSGGLASSSSAHWRTRLNSFKNNLLGSPRFHRRKLQVPTSEDMSSLTPESSPELAKRSWFGNFISLEKEEQIFVLIRDKPLSSIKADIVHAFLSIPSLGHSVVSQNSFRAEYKSSGGPSVFQKPVKFQVDIAFSEGDRELERERAEREGRRAFGIYSVTFTLITGPSRRFKRVVETIQAQLLSTHDQPSVQALADEKNGKPSRQLSTPPHQNSESGSDRCEKERAVDAASGSGNNSGSILQRQGSGKDKTRLLSTSNGTQSHP, encoded by the exons ATGGCCTCACTACAGGTTGGGGACAGTCTCCTTGAAACGAGTTGTGG ATCCCCACATTATGCTTGCCCTGAAGTAATAAGG GGTGAGAAGTATGATGGCCGTAGGGCAGATGTCTGGAGTTGCGGAGTCATCCTTTTTGCACTTCTTGTg GGTGCTTTGCCGTTTGATCACGACAACCTACGGCAGCTTCTTGAAAAGGTGAAAAGTGGAGTATTCCATATGCCCCACTTTATACCACCTGACTGTCAGGCGTTGCTCAAAGGAATGATAGAAGTCAACGCTGACAAAAGACTCACA CTAGAAGCAATACAAACCCATGCCTGGTACCA GAGTGGTCGGAACGAGCCGTGCCCTGAGCAACCCCCTCCCCGTCGTGTATGTGTGACGAGGGTGCTGTCGCTGACGGACCTGGACCCAGATGTCTTGGAAAGCATGTACTCTTTAGGGTGCTTCCGGGATCGGGTCAAACTCACACGGGACCTTACAAGTGAGGA AGAGAACCAGGAAAAGATGATTTACTACCTCCTGTTGGACAGAAAGGAacgctatcccagctatgaGGATGAGGATCTGCCACCGAGAAATGACGCTG ACCCACCTCGGAAGCGTGTGGACTCACCCATGTTGACCCGACATGGCCGCTGTAGACCAGAGAGGAAGAGTCTGGAAGTTCTCAGTGTCACTGAACAGGGCTCTCCTACCCCACCCCGCAGGAACCTGGACACTAATGCACACAGCCAAAG GTCTCGTTCAGTGAGCGGAGCGTCCACAGGTCTGTCTTCTAGTCCTCTCAGCAGTCCCAGG AGCCCGGTCTTCACTTTCAGCCAATCAGAAGTCACCTCAACTTCCTCCACTAAAGATCCCAAAGCAGCGACTGCAACCGCTCCTCGGCCCGTCCGCCCTACGCCCGACCCAAAAACTCAGACCCTGCCATCAAAAGGCCCCACTGACCGTCCCCATCTTAACTCCATGAAGTCCCTCCCTCTTCAGACCCCTCGCACTCCATCACCATCCCCCTCTCCTCTTCTCTCTCCCATCCCACGCTTTTTCAACTTCCCTTCTCCATCTGTCTTCAAGTCCAAAAATGCCCACTCATCCACTAACTCCTCTGCCACCACTCCTGTGTCGCAGGTCACACCACAAGGCTCACCTCTCCCCACCCCGTTGGGCACACCTGTACACCAAATCCAACACCCTTCCTCCACAACCcctccctcttcttcctcctcatcttcttctcccAGAGGGGATGGGTCTGGAGGGGCTTCTCTGTCACTGACACCGCCCTCCAGCCCAGGTAGCAGCGGCGGCTTGGCCTCCTCCAGCTCCGCCCACTGGAGAACAAGGCTCAACTCTTTCAAAAACAACCTGCTGGGGTCGCCACGCTTTCACCGCCGCAAACTCCAAG TCCCAACATCAGAGGACATGTCCAGTTTGACTCCAGAGTCCAGTCCAGA ACTGGCAAAGCGGTCCTGGTTTGGAAATTTTATCAGCCTCGAAAAAGAGGAGCAAATCTTTGTTTTGATTAGAGACAAACCCCTCAGCTCTATAAAGGCCGACATTGTCCATGCATTTCTCTCT ATCCCTTCCCTCGGTCACAGCGTTGTGTCTCAAAACAGTTTCCGGGCAGAGTACAAGTCGTCTGGTGGCCCCTCTGTCTTCCAGAAGCCTGTCAAGTTCCAA GTTGACATTGCTTTCTCAGAAGGAGATAGAGAGCTGGAAAGGGAGCGAGCAGAGAGGGAAGGCAGAAGAGCATTCGGCATATACAGCGTCACCTTCACCCTAATAACGG GTCCTAGTCGCAGATTCAAGAGGGTGGTAGAAACCATTCAAGCCCAACTCCTTAGTACTCATGATCAGCCTTCTGTGCAGGCACTGGCTG ATGAGAAGAACGGCAAACCCTCTCGCCAGCTCAGCACACCTCCACATCAGAATTCTGAGAGTGGGTCGGATCGGTGCGAGAAGGAACGTGCAGTGGACGCGGCGAGTGGGAGCGGCAACAATAGCGGCAGCATCTTACAGAGGCAAGGGTCAGGGAAAGACAAGACCAGACTTCTCTCGACATCCAATGGGACACAGTCACACCCATGA